In Ptychodera flava strain L36383 chromosome 21, AS_Pfla_20210202, whole genome shotgun sequence, a genomic segment contains:
- the LOC139121729 gene encoding somatostatin receptor type 4-like, with product MDWNSSLVGRITESEELNRTDDFDNEGFGVLPSWVFHLFIPTYYSIVCITGLVGNGMVILILAKYPVMNVVPNIYILNLAAADALFLMGLPFLAYFNSTGRWIFGDTMCRLVLVVDGMNMFTGIFTLTAMSIDRYVAIVHPVWSKQHRTLARARIICLGMWILSGVTTVPFWMYAKTQTYGDVTVCNVICSKTAQQVYIICTFIIGFCFPIIIITILYLQIIAYLINGTRHRQRRVRIGRVGVMVLLAVALFLLCWMPFWIVQMMVVLIEPQNRTKMLKMSYFCTPFLTYANSCLNPAVYTYVRQDFRQFVVKLFRRQPRSWRSSRLESNGKSCNYSASCYTQPHLNTVPAISNATEVTLSLKSSGPNSKLGEGNGKWSENIDGSSDNEVTM from the coding sequence ATGGATTGGAACAGCTCGCTCGTCGGTCGGATTACGGAATCTGAGGAACTGAACCGGACTGATGACTTCGATAATGAAGGCTTCGGAGTTCTGCCGTCTTGGGTTTTTCACTTATTTATACCTACATATTACAGTATAGTCTGCATAACCGGTTTGGTTGGCAACGGTATGGTAATATTGATCCTGGCTAAGTACCCCGTGATGAATGTTGTACCTAACATCTATATCCTGAACCTTGCCGCGGCTGATGCACTGTTCCTCATGGGGCTACCGTTTTTGGCCTACTTCAACAGCACCGGGCGGTGGATCTTCGGGGATACCATGTGCCGTCTGGTTCTTGTGGTCGACGGGATGAATATGTTCACGGGCATATTTACCCTGACCGCCATGAGCATCGACCGCTACGTCGCCATCGTCCATCCGGTCTGGTCGAAACAGCATCGAACCCTGGCAAGGGCGAGGATAATATGCCTGGGTATGTGGATACTGTCCGGCGTAACCACCGTGCCCTTTTGGATGTACGCTAAAACGCAGACCTACGGCGATGTTACAGTGTGTAACGTCATTTGCTCAAAGACAGCGCAACAAGTTTATATCATATGTACCTTTATCATTGGATTCTGCTTTCCAATAATCATTATAACGATTTTGTATCTCCAAATCATTGCTTACCTTATCAACGGGACTCGCCATAGACAACGGCGTGTCCGTATCGGGAGAGTCGGGGTTATGGTGTTGCTGGCCGTCGCACTGTTTTTGCTCTGTTGGATGCCGTTCTGGATCGTTCAAATGATGGTCGTGCTGATAGAACCGCAGAACCgtacaaaaatgttgaaaatgtcatATTTCTGCACCCCTTTCTTGACATACGCCAACAGTTGCCTTAACCCGGCGGTGTACACCTACGTGCGTCAGGATTTCCGCCAGTTCGTCGTGAAGTTATTTCGCCGGCAGCCGCGCAGCTGGCGCAGTTCAAGACTCGAGTCCAACGGGAAAAGCTGCAATTACAGCGCCAGCTGTTACACTCAGCCGCACCTCAATACGGTGCCCGCAATCTCCAACGCCACCGAAGTCACCTTGTCGCTGAAGAGCAGCGGCCCGAACAGCAAGCTCGGCGAGGGAAACGGAAAGTGGTCAGAAAACATCGACGGCAGCTCTGACAATGAAGTCACAATGTGA